The Hymenobacter oligotrophus genome has a window encoding:
- a CDS encoding WecB/TagA/CpsF family glycosyltransferase, whose amino-acid sequence MLPRYPVLNTWISTGTPTAMVDTILKLGAARTSSYVCFANVHMVVEAYRQPSFGAVVNRAAVVAPDGSPVAAAVRWFGGPRQPRVAGMDALPLLLAEAARRNQSVYFYGTTENVLQAIDERIRRELPTLRVAGMHAPPFRPLTPAEDEADVARINAANPDLVFVALGCPRQEQWMAQHQGRVTACMLGVGQAFLTYAGLERRLPEWARKLWLEWAYRLYLEPRRLWRRYLVTNSRFVWLMSKRAVQHLVGRPAEPAPW is encoded by the coding sequence GTGCTACCTCGTTACCCCGTCCTGAACACCTGGATTTCGACCGGTACGCCCACGGCCATGGTCGACACCATTCTGAAATTAGGTGCAGCCCGTACCTCGTCGTACGTGTGCTTTGCCAACGTGCACATGGTGGTGGAGGCCTACCGCCAGCCATCTTTTGGCGCCGTGGTAAACCGGGCCGCCGTGGTAGCCCCCGACGGCAGCCCCGTGGCTGCCGCCGTGCGTTGGTTTGGTGGCCCCCGCCAGCCGCGCGTAGCCGGCATGGATGCCTTGCCCTTGCTGCTGGCCGAGGCCGCCCGGCGCAACCAGTCGGTGTACTTCTACGGCACCACCGAAAACGTGCTGCAAGCCATCGACGAACGCATCCGGCGCGAGTTGCCCACGCTGCGCGTGGCCGGCATGCACGCGCCGCCCTTCCGGCCGCTTACCCCGGCCGAAGACGAAGCCGACGTGGCCCGCATCAACGCCGCCAACCCCGACCTTGTGTTTGTGGCCCTAGGTTGCCCGCGCCAGGAGCAGTGGATGGCCCAACACCAGGGGCGCGTAACGGCTTGTATGCTTGGGGTGGGGCAGGCTTTTCTGACCTACGCCGGCCTGGAGCGTCGGTTACCCGAGTGGGCCCGTAAGCTCTGGCTGGAGTGGGCCTACCGCCTGTACCTAGAACCCCGCCGCCTGTGGCGCCGCTACCTCGTTACCAACTCGCGGTTTGTGTGGCTGATGTCGAAGCGGGCGGTGCAACACCTAGTGGGGCGGCCTGCCGAGCCGGCTCCTTGGTGA
- a CDS encoding class I SAM-dependent methyltransferase has protein sequence MNCRHCETELHHVFADLGHCPPSNSMLSAQQLEEPELHYPLKTYVCHNCFLVQIGEVKKAADIFGAEYTYFSSYSSSWLNHAKRYVDMMMTRFGYTQDSLVIEAASNDGYLLQYFQEYGVPVLGIDPTANTARIAAGKGIRTLVDFFTTKLARELASADQKADLIIGNNVLAHVPDINDFVGGMHVALKPGGVVTMEFPHLLNLVEKCQFDTIYHEHYSYLSLSTVNRIFASQGLTVFDLEELPTHGGSLRIFARHTTDAAKPVTEAVRALLAREREAGMLTLEYYQDFQPRIDTVRTDLLGFLLEQKRLGKRVAGYGAAAKGNTLINYCGIQGTGLIEFVADVSPYKQNKYLPGSHIPVLAADLIREKQPDYVLILPWNLREEIAERLGFISEWGGQFVVAIPELEVYSHAPSTSRVAQV, from the coding sequence ATGAACTGCCGGCACTGTGAAACAGAACTACACCACGTTTTCGCTGACCTAGGTCATTGTCCGCCCTCCAACTCGATGTTGAGTGCCCAGCAACTGGAGGAGCCCGAACTGCACTACCCGCTCAAGACCTACGTTTGCCACAACTGCTTTCTGGTGCAAATCGGGGAGGTAAAAAAGGCCGCCGACATATTCGGGGCCGAGTACACGTATTTCTCTTCGTACTCCAGCAGCTGGCTCAACCACGCCAAACGCTACGTCGACATGATGATGACGCGCTTTGGCTACACCCAGGATTCGCTGGTGATTGAAGCGGCCTCCAACGACGGCTACCTGCTGCAGTACTTCCAGGAGTACGGCGTGCCGGTGCTGGGCATCGACCCTACGGCCAACACCGCCCGCATTGCGGCCGGCAAAGGCATTCGTACGCTGGTCGATTTCTTCACCACCAAGCTGGCCCGCGAGCTGGCCAGCGCCGATCAGAAGGCCGACCTCATCATCGGCAACAACGTGCTGGCCCACGTGCCCGACATCAACGACTTTGTGGGCGGCATGCACGTGGCCCTGAAGCCCGGCGGCGTGGTAACGATGGAGTTTCCGCACTTGCTGAATTTGGTGGAGAAGTGCCAGTTCGACACGATTTACCACGAGCACTACAGCTACCTGTCGTTGAGCACGGTAAACCGCATTTTTGCCTCGCAGGGCCTTACCGTGTTCGATTTGGAGGAGCTGCCCACGCACGGCGGCTCGTTGCGCATTTTTGCGCGCCACACCACCGACGCCGCCAAGCCCGTAACCGAGGCGGTGCGGGCCTTGCTGGCCCGCGAGCGGGAGGCGGGCATGCTCACGCTGGAGTACTACCAAGATTTTCAGCCCCGCATCGATACGGTGCGCACCGATTTGTTGGGGTTTTTGCTGGAGCAAAAGCGCCTGGGCAAGCGCGTAGCCGGCTACGGCGCCGCCGCCAAAGGCAATACGCTTATCAACTACTGCGGCATTCAGGGTACCGGGCTCATCGAGTTTGTGGCCGATGTTTCGCCCTACAAGCAGAATAAATATTTGCCCGGCAGCCACATTCCGGTGCTGGCAGCCGATCTGATTCGCGAAAAACAACCCGATTACGTACTCATTCTGCCCTGGAACCTACGCGAAGAAATTGCCGAACGCCTCGGTTTCATCAGCGAGTGGGGCGGGCAGTTTGTAGTGGCCATTCCCGAACTCGAGGTATACAGCCATGCACCCAGCACCAGCCGTGTTGCACAAGTCTGA
- a CDS encoding class I SAM-dependent methyltransferase, translating to MEPQILTEARPRQAASKPCRVCGFANCEIFYEVHGVPTQTGILWPTRAAALAAPITDVRLSFCPHCHFIINEAYEPAKIIHTRNDFSLEFSPSFKAFTDGLATNLVQRYRLQGKRVVDIGCGDGDFLRTMLRSGMGSGLGIDPSYAPREGQSNPDNLHFSKEFFGADKAHALHGAALISCRHMLDIMAGNQAEFVRMLRRAIPEDEQPLIYFEVPNALYNIGEQVVWNIVNEHSAWFTPQSLAYLFRSSGFEVLEVEPCWHGEYISLVARPAGMPLPEPAALPPTNDPTTPVAVRAFTTAAEKVIAQWQLRVNELRSSRMHVVIWAAGSRAITFLNTFDLNDCVVAVVDINPRRQGQYMPHTAHPVVAPQQLMGFHPDVVLISNPTYAPEIQEQARQLGFQGEFLIL from the coding sequence ATGGAACCCCAAATACTAACAGAAGCTCGCCCGCGCCAGGCAGCCAGCAAACCCTGCAGGGTGTGTGGCTTTGCCAATTGCGAGATATTCTACGAAGTGCACGGGGTACCCACGCAAACCGGCATTCTGTGGCCCACGCGCGCGGCGGCGCTGGCGGCGCCCATCACCGATGTGCGCCTATCGTTTTGCCCGCATTGCCACTTTATTATAAACGAAGCCTACGAGCCAGCCAAAATAATCCACACCCGCAACGACTTTTCGCTGGAGTTTTCGCCTTCGTTTAAAGCCTTTACCGATGGCCTGGCAACAAACCTGGTGCAGCGTTACCGCTTGCAAGGCAAGCGCGTGGTGGATATCGGCTGCGGCGACGGCGACTTTCTGCGCACTATGTTGCGCTCGGGCATGGGGTCGGGCCTAGGTATCGATCCGAGCTACGCGCCGCGGGAGGGGCAGAGCAACCCCGATAACCTGCACTTTAGCAAAGAATTTTTCGGGGCCGACAAAGCCCACGCCTTGCACGGGGCCGCGCTCATCAGCTGCCGCCACATGCTCGATATTATGGCCGGCAACCAAGCCGAGTTTGTGCGCATGCTGCGCCGGGCCATTCCGGAGGACGAACAGCCGCTGATTTATTTTGAGGTGCCAAACGCGCTTTACAACATCGGCGAGCAGGTGGTTTGGAACATCGTAAACGAGCACTCGGCTTGGTTTACGCCGCAATCGTTGGCGTACCTGTTCCGGAGCAGCGGGTTTGAGGTGCTCGAAGTAGAGCCGTGCTGGCACGGCGAATACATTAGCCTGGTGGCGCGCCCGGCGGGCATGCCCTTGCCCGAGCCTGCCGCGTTGCCGCCAACCAACGACCCCACCACGCCCGTAGCCGTGCGTGCTTTCACAACCGCCGCCGAAAAAGTAATTGCGCAATGGCAACTACGGGTAAACGAGCTGCGTAGCAGTAGAATGCACGTGGTGATCTGGGCTGCTGGGTCGCGCGCCATTACCTTCCTGAACACGTTCGACCTGAACGACTGCGTGGTAGCAGTGGTCGACATCAACCCCCGCCGGCAGGGCCAATACATGCCCCATACGGCGCACCCGGTGGTAGCGCCCCAACAACTGATGGGGTTTCATCCTGATGTAGTGCTCATCAGCAACCCTACCTACGCCCCCGAAATTCAGGAGCAAGCCCGCCAGCTCGGGTTCCAAGGCGAGTTTCTAATCCTCTGA
- the rfbC gene encoding dTDP-4-dehydrorhamnose 3,5-epimerase gives MIFTETELPGAFIVDVERIADERGFFARSWCEDEFAARGISTPPLQANLSHNPRKGTLRGLHYQTEPYAEAKLVRCTRGALYDVIVDLRPDSPTYGQWLGVELTADSYRMLYVPAGFAHGFLTLQDNTDISYQVSAKYAPQHEAGIRWNDPAFGIEWPMEPVLVSARDQQHPDFTLIRTPKPAVVSAE, from the coding sequence ATGATCTTCACCGAGACGGAACTTCCCGGCGCTTTCATCGTCGATGTGGAGCGGATAGCCGATGAGCGCGGCTTTTTTGCCCGCTCCTGGTGCGAAGACGAGTTTGCGGCCCGCGGCATCAGCACGCCGCCGCTGCAAGCCAACCTTTCGCACAACCCCCGCAAGGGCACCTTGCGCGGCCTGCACTACCAAACCGAACCCTACGCCGAAGCCAAACTGGTGCGTTGCACGCGCGGCGCCCTCTACGATGTAATCGTGGATTTGCGTCCCGACTCGCCCACCTATGGGCAGTGGCTGGGCGTGGAGCTAACCGCCGACTCGTACCGCATGTTGTACGTGCCGGCGGGTTTTGCCCACGGGTTTCTTACCCTGCAGGACAATACCGACATCAGCTACCAGGTATCGGCCAAGTACGCGCCCCAGCACGAGGCCGGCATTCGCTGGAACGACCCAGCCTTTGGTATCGAGTGGCCGATGGAACCGGTGCTGGTTTCGGCCCGCGACCAGCAGCATCCCGATTTCACGCTTATCCGTACTCCCAAACCAGCAGTGGTAAGTGCCGAGTAA
- the rfbF gene encoding glucose-1-phosphate cytidylyltransferase has translation MKAVILAGGYGTRISEESGVRPKPMVEVGGRPILWHILKIYAHHGITDFVVCCGYKGHMIKQYFADYFLHNADITFRVDRNEMQVHRHNAEPWTVTLVDTGLETMTGGRLRRVREYVGNETFCMTYGDGVGNIDIREAVRFHREQGAMATLTAVRQPGRFGVFNLGEDSGRIEAFTEKPEGAETPWINGGFFVLEPAVFDYIEADSTVWEKGPLERLAAEGKLAAFRHQGFWQPMDTLRDKNLLEDMWQRGEAAWKVWSDKPAPAADPVMEEILSGPVQAPIGERIALPTILPID, from the coding sequence ATGAAAGCAGTTATCCTGGCGGGGGGCTACGGCACCCGCATTAGCGAGGAAAGCGGCGTACGTCCCAAACCGATGGTCGAGGTAGGCGGCCGGCCCATCTTGTGGCACATCCTCAAAATCTACGCCCACCACGGCATCACCGATTTTGTGGTGTGCTGCGGCTACAAAGGGCACATGATCAAGCAATATTTTGCCGATTACTTCTTGCACAACGCCGACATCACGTTTCGCGTCGACCGCAACGAAATGCAGGTGCACCGCCACAACGCCGAGCCCTGGACGGTGACCTTGGTTGATACCGGCCTCGAAACCATGACGGGTGGCCGCCTGCGCCGGGTGCGCGAGTACGTAGGCAACGAAACGTTTTGCATGACCTACGGCGATGGCGTGGGCAACATTGATATTCGCGAGGCCGTGCGCTTCCACCGCGAGCAGGGAGCCATGGCTACCCTTACAGCGGTGCGCCAGCCAGGCCGTTTTGGGGTGTTTAACCTAGGCGAAGATTCGGGCCGCATCGAGGCGTTTACGGAGAAGCCCGAAGGCGCCGAAACGCCCTGGATCAACGGCGGCTTTTTTGTGCTGGAGCCCGCCGTGTTCGACTACATCGAGGCCGATAGCACCGTGTGGGAAAAAGGCCCGCTCGAGCGCCTGGCAGCCGAAGGCAAGCTGGCGGCTTTCCGCCACCAAGGTTTTTGGCAGCCCATGGACACACTCCGCGACAAGAACCTACTCGAGGATATGTGGCAACGCGGCGAAGCCGCCTGGAAGGTCTGGAGCGACAAGCCCGCCCCCGCCGCCGACCCGGTGATGGAAGAAATTCTGTCGGGGCCGGTGCAGGCGCCCATCGGCGAGCGGATTGCCCTGCCCACCATTTTGCCCATCGACTAA